ATTCCCGGGTACCGAATGTTTGCGAGATTCCCACCACCATAGCGTCCTGTCCAACCGGAGCCATCCGTCCGGACCCCAAGACCAAGAGCGTGGTCATCAATGAAGAAAAGTGCATGTACTGCGGCAACTGCTACACCGTGTGCCCAGCTCTCCCCCTGGCGGACGCGGAAAATGACGGGATCTCCATCTGGGTCGGAGGCAAGGTGTCCAATGCTCGCAGCGCTCCTATGTTTTCCAAATTAGTCATCCCCTACCTGCCCAACAACCCGCCGCGATGGCCGGAGACGGTAGCGGCGGTTAAGAATATTGTGGAGATCTACGCCAAGCAGGGACGCAAGCATGAACGCATGGGGGAATGGATTGACCGGGTTGGTTGGGAAAGGTTCTTCCGCTTGACAGGAATTGAATTCACCGACAAGCACATCGATGATTTTACCCTGGCTCCGAATACCTTCCGAACCACTACCCAATTCAAGTGGGGTTGAAAATGAGCGCCGAGACCAAAGAAAAAGTACTGGAGTTTTTTCGGGAGAAATCCAAAGGGGACAAGAAAAAATATTACATAAAGGATGTCGTCAAGGGGCTCCCCAATGAAGACCGCCATGCCGTTCAGGGGGCGGTGAAGGAACTCCTGGATGAAGAAACCCTGAAATACTGGTCCAGCGGCAGCACGACCTATCTCATGCTAGCCGAGTATTTTCCCAAAGAGTAGCCTGAGAAGATGACCGAGTATTTGCCTCGGCTGGTTATGGCAGCTTTGCGGGGGGGAGCGGGGAAGACCACGCTCTCCCTCGGAATGGCTGCGGCCTGGAGGAAACGGGGTAAGAAGGTAGCTCCGTTTAAAAAAGGACCGGATTATATAGATGCCGCCTGGCTTTCGCTGGCCGCTGGGCAGCTATGCCACAACCTGGATTTATTCTTAATGGGACGCCAGGAGGTTCTGCGGTCCTTTGAGCGGAATACGTGGACCGCGGACATTGCTCTGATCGAGGGGAACCGGGGACTTTATGACGGGATGGATGCCGCAGGAAGCCAAAGCACAGCCGAGCTGGCCAAGCTTTTGGACGCACCCGTCATCCTGATCCTGGACTGCGACAAGGTGACCCGGACGGCTGCAGCCATGACCTTGGGTTGTCAGAAATTTGACCCCGGCGTGGACATTAAAGGCGTGATTATGAACCGGGTGGCCCGCAGCCGGCAGGAAGAAATTTTGCGGCGTTCTATTGAACAATCCTGCCACCTGCCAGTTTTGGGGGCCGTGCCCAGGATGGAAAATTTTCCATTTCCCGAAAGACATCTGGGGTTGACCCCTCCGCAAGAACATGTCTGGGTTCAAAAAGCGCTGGGCAAGGCGATTGAAGTTGCTGAAAAATACCTGGACCTGGAGCAACTTTGGGGGATTGCCGGGAAAGCTTCTCTCAGGGTTCCGCGCATTGCAGGGATCCAAGAAAAGAGAACTTTTCCCGTCGGGGCGGGAAGAGGCTCGGGTGGACCGGTCATCGGAGTGGTGAAGGATTCTGCCTTCCAATTTTATTATCCGGAAAACCTGCAGGCCCTCGCCAACCACGGGGCGACCGTAATCGAAATTAGCCCTATGAGGGAAAAGAAGCTCCCGCCGGTGGATGCGCTGTACATTGGGGGAGGATTTCCGGAAATGCATGCGCAGCGCTTAGCTGCCAACGTTCGTTTTCGTAATTCTCTCCGCCAAGCTGTAGAAAATGGGTTGCCGGTCTACGCCGAATGCGGCGGGTTAATGTACCTGGGAGAAAGCTTGATCATAGGCGGCCAGAACTTTCCGATGGTTGGAGCCTTACCGGTTGCTTTTCAAATGGAGAAACGTCCGCAAGGACATGGGTATACCCTTTTAGAAGTGGAAAAAGAGAATCCCTTCTTTCCGGTGGGGTTCGTTTTGAAAGGCCATGAGTTTCATTACTCACGCCTCCTTTGGTTACATGAGGGCGAGGCCGGTCTCGCCTTTAAGGTGAAGCGGGGAGCAGGTATTGATGGTAAAAGGGACGGGCTCTACCGCAAGAATGTATTAGCAACTTATTCCCACGTTCATGCCCTGGGAACGGCGGAGTGGGGTTATGCCCTGGTGGAGAAAGCCAGAGGTTATCGCCTAAGCGAAAAGATCGCGATGGCGGTGGTTTGAGGGAAATGGAAGACGTCAAAGTAGCCGCAGTGGTGATGCAATCTGCACTGGGGAAGAAAGAAGAGAACCTGGCCCACATGGAATCCTTCGTGTGCCGGGCAGCGGATCAGGGAGTGCAGATCATCTGTTTCCCCGAAATGAACATCA
This portion of the Deltaproteobacteria bacterium genome encodes:
- a CDS encoding dissimilatory sulfite reductase D family protein, producing the protein MSAETKEKVLEFFREKSKGDKKKYYIKDVVKGLPNEDRHAVQGAVKELLDEETLKYWSSGSTTYLMLAEYFPKE
- a CDS encoding cobyrinate a,c-diamide synthase, with amino-acid sequence MTEYLPRLVMAALRGGAGKTTLSLGMAAAWRKRGKKVAPFKKGPDYIDAAWLSLAAGQLCHNLDLFLMGRQEVLRSFERNTWTADIALIEGNRGLYDGMDAAGSQSTAELAKLLDAPVILILDCDKVTRTAAAMTLGCQKFDPGVDIKGVIMNRVARSRQEEILRRSIEQSCHLPVLGAVPRMENFPFPERHLGLTPPQEHVWVQKALGKAIEVAEKYLDLEQLWGIAGKASLRVPRIAGIQEKRTFPVGAGRGSGGPVIGVVKDSAFQFYYPENLQALANHGATVIEISPMREKKLPPVDALYIGGGFPEMHAQRLAANVRFRNSLRQAVENGLPVYAECGGLMYLGESLIIGGQNFPMVGALPVAFQMEKRPQGHGYTLLEVEKENPFFPVGFVLKGHEFHYSRLLWLHEGEAGLAFKVKRGAGIDGKRDGLYRKNVLATYSHVHALGTAEWGYALVEKARGYRLSEKIAMAVV